From bacterium:
GCTGGGAATAAAGATCCCTAATCGTCCGGTTTTTATACAAAATGTAGTGCAGAATTTGAGGGGGTAAAACCCGCAACCCCTTGAAAAATAAGAAGCTTGATTTTAAAACTGCGGAACTTAGGCTAACGCAAATATTAGAAAACATAAAGTAAGTTTTGAAAAAGAAGACCGTGACTGTAATCAGGGAAGTGAATAAAAAATCGATCGATGAAATAAATGCTGAAAATCAAACAAAATGGCATCGAACAACAAAAATGACAAGATAGAAAAACTGTTTTTCTTGTCCGTTTTTTATCAGTTATTATTGCACGTATATTTTTCTTTTATATCAAGAGACCCCCGTTTGTTTATTCCTCATGTAGTTTCATATCTTCACGATATTGCCCTTCTCGGAATAATAACCGCATTTGATTATTTAGCGGCAGCCGTTTCTCCGGAAAAATTCAAACAGACAGTTAATAAAGCAGGGCAGGTATTTATTATAATTGTTGGAATACTATTAGCGGGCTATCCAAAAATTCTACGAGAATATCTGGCATTTCCGGTAAATATTTTTGAATCGGATTTGGGGAGCGCGAAGACCCTGATTTCAGATTATATGGGCGCAACAGCTTTATTGCCGGCGATTATTGCGTTAATATTATCTGTCTTAGTTTTATTTACCCCGTTAGAGAATACTGGTAATAACTTTGATTCAGTTCTATATAAAGTTTCTACTGAAAATAAAGGGAATTCTCTAACGGGGTTTATTCCTAAGGGTTTGAGAATATCAAATAAGATTAAAATTACCGTCTTGATTATTGTCCTGATAATCTTCGCATTTTCTTTGAAAAGGCCTTCACCCCAGCCGTTTGTGTTCAGCCTGCAGAAAAAAATCGAAAGCATCATAAAAAATGAAGAACGGGAAGTTCCTTCATTAAAAAGGCCATATTCAAAGTCAAAGATAATTGATGATAAAAACACACTCACCTTTTCGAAAAAAGAAATTACAAACTATAAACATATTTTATTGATCGTATTGGAAGGTGTGACTTCAGAGGATTTTGAGAGGGAATTCCTAACGCTGCCTGACGGGTTTTATCAACAAAATAAAAACCGGGCATGTTATTATAAAAATTATTACGCTACAACCATGGATTCTTATACAAGTTTAATCTCAATGCTGACTTCTGTCCAGGTTCCATACCGCGCCTATGCGGATGAGACTCTTTTTATTAATGTTAATAACGCGCTGAACATTGCTCAGGATTTGCGTAACAGAGGATTCTATACTGTTTTCATGAGCACCTGCGAATACCATCCGTTCTCAAAAAGGAGAACTAAAACCAATTGAAGTTAGAAATGAATTTCAAAAATATGTAGATGAGTTCAACGCGAAATATGGAGTAAAATAAAGCAGGCAATTAAAAGAGGTAAAATAATCAAGGGTTGCCTTTGCCGGACATTTTAAGCAGTTTGCTTTCCCCGTCATCTTTATATTTATTCCTGATTTCCAAAATTTTATCGCGGGAAGTTAAAAAAGCGTCTGTCATTTCCGGGTCAAAATAATTCCCTCTTCCGTCTTTAATAATCGCAAAAGATTTCTCGACGGGAAATATTTCTTTATACGGCCGTTTTGACGTCAGCGCGTCGAAAACATCCGCTATGGCGCAGATTCTTCCTGCTGCCGGGATACCTGCCGCCTTTAAACCCTTTGGGTATCCGCTCCCGTCCCATTTTTCATGGTGTGTCAGAGCGATAACCTCAGCAAGCTTGATAAAATCCGCTTCGGAATTTGCCAGGATTTCCGCGCCGATAATCGTATGCTGCTTCATGATTTCCCATTCACCGGGAGTAAGTTTGCCGGGTTTTAACAGAATATGGTCAGGGATACCTATCTTTCCGATATCATGCATAGGGGCCGCGTAAAGAATTTGTTTGACGCTTTGTTTATCCAGCCCTATATTTTCCGCGATCACCGCGGCGTAATTGCTCATCCGTTGTATGTGGGAACCCGTATGTTCATCTTTATATTCCGCGGCGCGGGAAAGACAATAAATAGTTTCAAGATGCGCCGTATTTACTTTATCTAAAGCCGATTGAAGTTCTTTTGTTTTTTTTGCCACTTCATATTCCAGCTTCTTTTCATAATCCTGCATACAGTCGTGGTATGCTTTTACCGTGAGAAGCGACTTCACTCTTGCAAGAAGTTCCGGTCTTTCAACCGGTTTACTCAAAAAATCATCACACCCCGCGTCAATGCCTTTTACCCTGTCCTGCAGGCCGCTTAAAGCGGTAACCAGGATAACCGGTATCAATCTCGTTTTCTCATCAGTTTTTAGCTTTTTTGTTACTTCAAAACCGTTCATTTTAGGCATCATGACATCTAAAAGTATAAGATCTATATCTTCAGCCAAAACTTTACGCAATGCCTCTTCCCCGTCGGACGCAGTAATAACATCATATCCATTTGGGATAAGGTTTGCTTCAAGCAGTTTAATATTTACCGGTTCATCATCGACGACGAGGATTTTTTGTTTTATTTTCATATTTTTTTTTAACACCTTACGCTGTTTTCCAATTTTTCAACAAGTTCGCCGCTTGTTTTTGCGTCAACAGGAAAAGTGGCCGACCCGCATACGTATTTCATATCGATTGCCTTATCCGGATTTTCAAAAAACTTCCCCATCGAATCCAGGAGTTTCCTGGTTACCTGGGGCGCGTTTTGTTTATTGACTTCAGCTATTATAACGATTATTTCGTCTTTCTCCACTTTTATTACCTGGTCATCGGCCCTCAATATACCTTTAAGATACTGCGTAATTTTAAATATAACGCCTTCTATCTCTTCTTTTTTGTTTTTTTTCATTATTTCCGCGAAGTTATTGAAACATAGTGCAAACATTGAAAATTCTTTTTTATTATATTTAGATGCCCGGATCCTGTTATTTATATTTGCAAGAAGCACCTGCCTTGGCATATACTCGGGTAATGTAAAGCTGAACCGTGTACCTTTGTCTTTTCCGGCGCTCTCAAACCATATTTTCCCGCCATGCATATCAATAATTTTTTTACTCAAGGCAAGGCCGAGTCCGGTCCCGCCGTATTTGCGGGTGTGGCTGTTGTCAATCTGCTCAAATTCGTTGAATAATTTATATTTGTCCTTCTCTTCTATCCCAATACCTGTATCCACAACAGAAACTGTAATACCGCTTTCTCCTTCCCGTTTTGCCTCAATCCCGATTTTCCCGCTGTCCGGGGTGAATTTAGCGGCATTAGAAAGCAAATTATAAATCACCTGCTTTATTTTAAGTTCATCTGCCGTTATAAAACCCACATCGTTGCCTGCTTCCAGGTAAAGTTCCAGATTATGTTTTAACGCTTTTTCCTTTATAAGACTCATACTGCCCTGTAAAAGTTCCTTTAAGTTAAAATAGTTCATCTCGATATCCATTTTACCTGCTTCAATTTTAGAAAGATCCAGAACGTCATTTATTAAGGAAAGGAGATGTTTCCCGCTGTCCAGGATATCTTTCAGAAATTCTTTTTGTTTTTCATTCAGACGCCCGAAATTTTCTTCGTCCAGAATTTCTGAAAATCCGATGACTGCGTTCAACGGCGTGCGCAGTTCATGGGACATGTTGGCAAGAAAATTTGATTTTGCGCGGTTGGCGAATTCAGCTGTTTCCTTTGCATGAGAAACTTCTTTCAGGCTTTTCTCCAGCCGGTCCCTGATTTCCCAGTTAAAAATAAACAGGATATTCCAAACCGACCATGCCAAAACCGCACTGCAGAAAGCCCTAAACACCTGCACGGGAACATGAAATAGATTAAAAAAACCTGTAACATTTATAACGGAAGCGGGAAAAAAATCCGCCTTCGGCGTAACAAACCCGCCCAATATGCCGTAAATGCCAATAGATAGACCCGCCGCTAAAAAATACCATTTGTTAATAAGGTTTTTTAATATATTTTTATTATCGTTATAATACCAGAAAAAAGCTGCTGCTGAAAAAATCCCTCCCGGTAAGCCCAGGAAATAACGAAGCCAGATACTCCTGTCACTTTCTGACACAATACCAAGTAAAACAGAAACAAAACACAACATGATTGTAATCCATTTATTGGAAAATTTTCTGTATCTCAGGGAAGCAAAACGCTGCCCAAACTCAAAAAGAAAAGCATATGATACAAATAAAGCCGCCAGGCGCGCCAGGTTGAATATACCCGATTTAATCCCTCTGGTTATCGCGAACATATCAAGCCATTCGTTTAAGCCGTGAATTAACCCGAAAACAGCCAATAACCATATAATATTCGACAGTTCAAACATGCTTTCCCTGCGCGGCTGGACAAGGATCGCAATCCCCATAAAAACAAAAGAGAATCCGTAAACAAAATATACTATATCTAAATTTTTAACAAAAACATCTGTTAACATATTAACGACTATTCTATAACTATTTTTTTCTTTTGTCGATAAATTTCGGGAAGCAAAAACTATAAGATTATTTAATGATGTATTAATGTGCCAAATCGTATATAATATGGTTTAAACTATTTTAAAAAAGGAGAGAAAAATTATGAAAAAATTTCTTATTTATTCCGCCGTATTTCTTGTGATGGTGATAAATTCACCCGTATGGTCGCAGGAAACCCAGTTGTCCGACAGCAGGGCGAAAATCGAGGTAAACGGTGAAGCTGTATTAAGCGTTAAACCTGACAGGGTTGTTATCAATTTCGGAATCGAAACGTTTGATAATGATATTGGTGACGCTAAAAACAAAAACAATAAAATTTTAAAGAAAGCGTTTGCAGTTATGAAAGAAGACCTTGGAATACAGGAAAATGAAGTCCAGGCT
This genomic window contains:
- a CDS encoding two-component system response regulator, with the protein product MKIKQKILVVDDEPVNIKLLEANLIPNGYDVITASDGEEALRKVLAEDIDLILLDVMMPKMNGFEVTKKLKTDEKTRLIPVILVTALSGLQDRVKGIDAGCDDFLSKPVERPELLARVKSLLTVKAYHDCMQDYEKKLEYEVAKKTKELQSALDKVNTAHLETIYCLSRAAEYKDEHTGSHIQRMSNYAAVIAENIGLDKQSVKQILYAAPMHDIGKIGIPDHILLKPGKLTPGEWEIMKQHTIIGAEILANSEADFIKLAEVIALTHHEKWDGSGYPKGLKAAGIPAAGRICAIADVFDALTSKRPYKEIFPVEKSFAIIKDGRGNYFDPEMTDAFLTSRDKILEIRNKYKDDGESKLLKMSGKGNP
- a CDS encoding ATP-binding protein, with the protein product MLTDVFVKNLDIVYFVYGFSFVFMGIAILVQPRRESMFELSNIIWLLAVFGLIHGLNEWLDMFAITRGIKSGIFNLARLAALFVSYAFLFEFGQRFASLRYRKFSNKWITIMLCFVSVLLGIVSESDRSIWLRYFLGLPGGIFSAAAFFWYYNDNKNILKNLINKWYFLAAGLSIGIYGILGGFVTPKADFFPASVINVTGFFNLFHVPVQVFRAFCSAVLAWSVWNILFIFNWEIRDRLEKSLKEVSHAKETAEFANRAKSNFLANMSHELRTPLNAVIGFSEILDEENFGRLNEKQKEFLKDILDSGKHLLSLINDVLDLSKIEAGKMDIEMNYFNLKELLQGSMSLIKEKALKHNLELYLEAGNDVGFITADELKIKQVIYNLLSNAAKFTPDSGKIGIEAKREGESGITVSVVDTGIGIEEKDKYKLFNEFEQIDNSHTRKYGGTGLGLALSKKIIDMHGGKIWFESAGKDKGTRFSFTLPEYMPRQVLLANINNRIRASKYNKKEFSMFALCFNNFAEIMKKNKKEEIEGVIFKITQYLKGILRADDQVIKVEKDEIIVIIAEVNKQNAPQVTRKLLDSMGKFFENPDKAIDMKYVCGSATFPVDAKTSGELVEKLENSVRC